AACATGAATTAACAgaggtaatattttatttttttacatccACATatggtaaattaaatttttattttctatatagGAAGATCGTAGGTTGGCAGCAGCTTTAGTTGCTGTTCAACTGCAGCAACAACAAAAACAACAGCAACTTCATAGTCAATCCCAACACGAAGATCCATCTCTACCAGATGTTTCTCATTTAGAAACATTAACACCTGTTAATACTTATTCTATTCAAACTGTGCCAGAACCAAATGCTCCACCAGTATATCCAACTTTGCAACCTTTTAAAAGAATCACGCATAATGTAAAGCAAGAATTCATAAATGTTAAAAGCGAGTACGATATTGATGTATCCGCAGAAAGTAGTGAAGATGCAGCTCCAAGTTCTGGACCAAAGAGGTCTTTACCTCATAAAAAGAGGATTCCACGTAAACTCAAGCAACAAAGTAAAAGAAGCTCTTCAAGGAAAGATGGCAGTAGACTGAATTCGGATGCCATAAATATAGAGTCATCCGGAGATATGCAAACTCACGTATTCAAATGTGAACTGTGTAATTCTAGATTTAGTagtcaattaaaatttttcgagcATCTTAAGGTAATTTGACTTTTACATATTCAGATGTCCAAATTGTGTATCTTGTGAGCAGTTTAAATTTTCATGCTTAAACCATAATCTTGATCCTAAATTATGGCAATCTGATCAATGTCATTTACAACAGTTGTTCATATTGTAGGTGCACTATGAGCCTGTAAAACAGGAAACAAGAATAGCACAAGCAACAAATACTAATATTACAATATCTGTACCAGAGTCTGTACAAAATCTCGAAAACACTGTGATCGAAGAATTCAGTGAACCTGAAGATCTCATGGAAGGCATCAGAGGCGTTGGTAAGTGTACACGAATGGAAACGCGATATTATTTTGTAGTATGCTGTAActtatatatttgaaatatttatagtgGAGGAAACTGGTGCTCACATAGATGATGAAACAGAATCCCCACTCTCTACAGTAAACAATGAATCACCGTTATGGACAATTACCGATGTTACGGAGCATGTACATAGGGACCATGTAAAACCGCCAACTGTTAATGAGCAAGGCTTacatgaaaaagaaaagactgACATTCCACaaacaacgaaaaaaaagaaagtactgAAAGCGCGGAAATCaagtgtgtatatttttatataaaaatttcgtCTTTGAGCAATGCATTTTAATAAAGTTGTTTATAATCGTAGATGATGAATTATCGTGTCCTCAATGTGATCGATCATTCCACCATAAAAATAGTTTAGTGTATCACTTGCGATCTCATAGTGGAGAACGGCCGCATCAGTGCGAAGTTTGTGGAAAAAGTTTCTTTGCAGCTAGTGCATTAAAGGTGACATGGATACTAACCCGATATAACTAAGTCATATGTACGTTGCGTCTATTaatcaaattattcaaaatatagGTTCATAAACGCCTTCATAGTGGTGATAAGCCGTACAAGTGCGAAGAATGTGGACGACATTTTCGTCAATGGGGTGACTTGAAATATCATTCAACAAGTATTCATTCGGAACAAAAACAATATCAATGCGAATACTGTGGTAAAGACTTTGCACGGAAATACTCCTTAATAGTTCATAGAAGAATCCATACTGGAGAAAAGAACTATCGATGTGAATACTGTAACAAAACGTTTAGAGCGAGCAGTTACTTGCAAAATCATCGCCGTATACATACTGGGGAGAAACCACATCCGTGCACAGTATGTGGAAAACCATTTAGAGTACGAAGTGACATGAAAAGGCATATGCACACGCATACTCGAGGAAGAACAGATAGACCTTTGAACAGGGTTATATCAGGGAAGAACATAGAGGATGAAAACGATAAAGGAGCGCAAGCCAAAACAATTCAAGATCTCGTTAGAGATCTAAAATTAGAAGTGGAAGCAACAGGAGTCGTGGAAATTGTTCCACCGGACGATAATCCTGAAAGCATTTTGCCACACACAGGAGGACAAACTTTAGAATATACTGTAACAACTACACCAGATGCGAATCAAGACAGAGATCCACTGGAGGCAGTTGTACGTACTACCGATAACATGTAAgtttatttgttttaatttacaTTATCGTATTGCAAATTATATGGAAACTTAATGTCTTGTGTTACTATTTTTACAGGCAGTATTTCTTCATGTAACGTTTATTCGGAAACAAATTAAAAGTTGTTTTTGTACTTTAATGCGCGATCCAGCGTGTGAAGCAACGTGAAATTAGAATGTGAGAGGTCTGTTGCACAAAGATGTTGTGTTTTGTGAAGTAACAGACCGTTATTGTAAATGACTGATCGAAGTGCTACGCATCAACGCACTGCCTATGTAATTGTGCATAGTGTACTTTCCAGTTTCTCTGCGGTATACGTTTAAGGAAATGCGATCACAATGGATAtattgtttaaataatattcttaagACTGTTTTTAGCAGGAAACTCGTGAAAGTACAAAACGGAAAGGAAATCCTAAAAACATATATCAGTTTATTTGCATAaagatacatatatgtataaatatatatatatatatatatatatatatatatatatatatatatatatatatatatatataaatacagggAATAATTGAAATAGGTAATAAAATTTTAGGAACATATTCTGCCTATCTTAAGGATAAACAAAGATCGAACACATATGGATCCGGAAaccattctttttttaaacatgAATAATTTGTTTGCGATTTATCGTTTGCTTTCTTTTAAAATCAAGCAGTGATagtatttatattcaataaattatatttaataattattcttaataataataattttattgattACTGAATTTGCAGATGAGAACTGATTACGATGTCACGTTTTTATCTATGGGAATAGATAGCACAATTCGTGTTCTATAGtcctatatataatatttcaaattttgctgACATTTGGATGTATTTAGTATTACTACATTTTCGCTGTACACACTCAAAAGCTTATTCGTATGCGTTTTCCAGTTCAACCAttataatttattgaacaaaatttactaCTGTTTTTTAAACAACTGGAATCTTAACCACTCTTTCCTCGACAAGTGTTCGATAGTCAATGAGAAACGACGCAAATATACTATCGAAGAAAATCACTTCCAATAATTTGGAATCTTTAACAAAGTTAACGAACAAAAAGTATTTATATCTCGTAAATTGAAAATTCTCGAACATATTTTACACGATTTTTGTTCACCCTTACGATAAACAAAATACGTTCCTACAGTTTAGTTACTTATTTCATTTACATTTTGTATACATGTATGTACATTTCTAAGTCTAGGTAAGTTAGTCGTTTGTATCGCGAatcgtcgttgaaaaatatattttttacgtgAAAACATTTATAGAAACACTGTGGTCCACTTTTATTGCATTCTCCACAAAAAAGTCTGTAGTTCAATCTTAGATAATGGAAGGTGTTGACGATGGTGCAGGCACCGTGTTATTTGTATCAATAAAAACATGTAAAAGTTGAGCCAATTCTCGGGATTCGAGAGCTGCGTTGAGCTTTTCAGCCGCATCTTTGCTACTAATCCTGAAACATACGGAATGTATATAGAAAGTGGTGCAATTAATTTGAAGTTTCTAACTTTAAAAGAAAtgaactttttaaataaattttgatttttgatattgtaaatataaaatggaGAATGATGAAATCCTTCGATTTTTATTACCGATAGAATAATCGAaggatattaataaaattatgtatCAATTATTTTCCTTATATTATGTTGTAAATTATGTtcctaaacattttttattataatttatataatatcatATAGTTAGAGAAAAttaacgatcgatattttaaaTAGGAATCcgaaggaagaaaatttgttattttcttttttcaattaaacACGAGTGTCCGGAACATTAAATACTAACTTAAATTTAAATCGACAACCGATCAAacaagtgaaaagaaaaaccgtgttgcaaaatttgttgaactAGAAATATTGTGTTTTACaaattaacgaacgaaatgCAATTGTTAATTGTAATATAATGTCAATATATGtcatattatttatacattaccTGCGAGATCGTTTAGCTCTCTCCCAATCGACATAAAGATCGGTAATTATTCCGTGGAGCCTGTCTAAAATTTCATTGTCCTTTGCGTATTGCGATTtgatttccgtttcttcctttagcAACTTTTGGTATTCGGAGCACAGATTCTGTTTCGGATTTTCCTTCAACTCCCATTCCTCTAGtgcgtttaaaattttcacttTTGTGATCAATTCATCGGCAGTGTTCAATCGCGGAAGTATCAACTCCAATACTCTGGATACACTGCCCTCTGAAACGTCTGTAGAGATACTTTTCATTCGAGTGACTATAAACACCTCACGTTACTTGTATCTTACCAGTGACTCTAATCACCCATCGTCACATGTTCACTGTATCTTACGGGTGACCATAGTTACCCGTAAATAGACCATAGTTAGTTTAAATAGTTACTCGTTAAAATGTTGGGACTATAGTCGTCCATAAGATACAACGAGAGGATAAGGATACAGTGAGGATAGATGACTATAGTTATCTCAGTCTTCACGCTATTGTATCTTACAGCTGACTATAGTTACTCGTTAAAATTTTGCATCGATTTGTAACTTTATCGGAACACAGCACAGTTATTTCCACAATTACCGATATTGTTTCGTACGTTCGCGTCCTAAATGCCCCGTACGGTAACAGTGTATTCTCGATCAAGTCCGCCATATTGAAAATGTAATAAAGTTT
The Ptiloglossa arizonensis isolate GNS036 chromosome 12, iyPtiAriz1_principal, whole genome shotgun sequence DNA segment above includes these coding regions:
- the LOC143153448 gene encoding uncharacterized protein LOC143153448, which produces MEVTTEEAQAVLLEGMEGAQYITIQRADGEPLSKSVPLLTLNGELISEGMVVDMINAGVGTDYGTATQYYEADDLLQHELTEEDRRLAAALVAVQLQQQQKQQQLHSQSQHEDPSLPDVSHLETLTPVNTYSIQTVPEPNAPPVYPTLQPFKRITHNVKQEFINVKSEYDIDVSAESSEDAAPSSGPKRSLPHKKRIPRKLKQQSKRSSSRKDGSRLNSDAINIESSGDMQTHVFKCELCNSRFSSQLKFFEHLKVHYEPVKQETRIAQATNTNITISVPESVQNLENTVIEEFSEPEDLMEGIRGVVEETGAHIDDETESPLSTVNNESPLWTITDVTEHVHRDHVKPPTVNEQGLHEKEKTDIPQTTKKKKVLKARKSNDELSCPQCDRSFHHKNSLVYHLRSHSGERPHQCEVCGKSFFAASALKVHKRLHSGDKPYKCEECGRHFRQWGDLKYHSTSIHSEQKQYQCEYCGKDFARKYSLIVHRRIHTGEKNYRCEYCNKTFRASSYLQNHRRIHTGEKPHPCTVCGKPFRVRSDMKRHMHTHTRGRTDRPLNRVISGKNIEDENDKGAQAKTIQDLVRDLKLEVEATGVVEIVPPDDNPESILPHTGGQTLEYTVTTTPDANQDRDPLEAVVRTTDNMQYFFM